The nucleotide sequence GCAGCCGAGCCCAGTCCGGCCATGTGAACCAGGAGCGGATATAGGATCATCGCCACGGACGAAATGATGCTGACAGCGCCAATAGTGCAGGCAACATCTCTGTTAGCCGAATCATTGCGCATGACGACACAGGCAACCGCGGCGGCGGCCGAGGCGCCGCAAATGGCGACGGAAGCGGCGGCGACCAGTGACAACTCCCTTGTGATTCCGAGCATCGGGCCTGAACCAGCCTATCGCCAGAACGATCGCTACGTTGATCGCGAGGGCAGCGACATCAGCCACGTCCAGAATCTGAAGGGTCGCGAGCGAGATTTGAAATCCAAGCAGCGCGACGCCGATGCGCATCACCTGTCTTGCAGCAAACGAAATACCCGTTTGAAACAGTGCCGGGGGCGACCAGATCGCGGCGAGAACGAGACCGAGGATCAAGCCCCAGATGACGGCCGACCCGGCCAGAAGCGCCATCCAGGTCGCAGCGCAGGCGATAAGCGCGCAGAGGACGATACCCGGGATATCTCTCCAAAGCCAGTTCGGTTCAATGACCCCTCCCGACCGGTGCAACATTGTCCTACCCCGCGCGATGTTCGCGAAGTGGTGCTCGCGATACTGACGCGGAACAAGCAAGTAATTTCCAGAACCGGCATTCGGCGCCCGCCGGCAATTAGTTGCTATCTGTGCGATCGCTCGGAAAGTAGCCTGCCCCAGGATGGATTCGCCGATGTTGATGTCACCACCGATTGCCGTAGAAGGACCGAGTTGCGAGGTAAGCGCCGATCTCGCCTCAATATCTGTGATCGCAAACGGCGGATTGTGGGTGACCGTTACGGCGGAGAAGCTTCGGCTATCCT is from Bradyrhizobium sp. AZCC 2176 and encodes:
- a CDS encoding putative sulfate exporter family transporter translates to MLHRSGGVIEPNWLWRDIPGIVLCALIACAATWMALLAGSAVIWGLILGLVLAAIWSPPALFQTGISFAARQVMRIGVALLGFQISLATLQILDVADVAALAINVAIVLAIGWFRPDARNHKGVVTGRRRFRRHLRRLGRRRGCLCRHAQ